From the genome of Medicago truncatula cultivar Jemalong A17 chromosome 2, MtrunA17r5.0-ANR, whole genome shotgun sequence:
AACCAACAATTATTACTAGTTTAAATTTCGAAATAAAATCTccaaacaaaagcacaaaagGTCCCACTGGacgtgccaatttgtttacactgatttttggtaaacaaccgttggtttaaaaatatttccTTGCAAGATCAATTAGTAAATCTTAGGgacatattgtgtttgttattttcCAGAAATTTAACATTGTTCCTGAAGAACTCgataaagaaagtaaaaagCAATCAAATTCAACCCAGTTGAACCCAATTGAAATCGGTGTAAATAAAGGTAAATGAATTGCTCAAAAGAAACAAGTAAATTGTAAAgacatttaagaaaatgaacttAAATTGCATTGGTTGAATGCAAATTGGTACACATGTTCAtacattgcaacttgtgacttgtttctctcttccatgcggataatttgagtgtaagttttttgTATGATTGATTTGTGACCTCTTTTCCTAaggaaaaactactatttatataaatagaaataactacctagatttgaatttaaaactaTAACTGCAATAAACTAACAATACTTATCCATTCGATTTGAATTTCGAATGTGTCTTGAAAATATTCGTTGCTTGTCCTTATCCGAACCACAACAAAACTGCCCTTCGATAACTTTTTCGCCCATCGAACTAAAACACGCGCTTTCGAGCATTTTCAACAAGTCCAACTTCGATAGGAAAGAGAAAACAATTTCTTCAATGACAAGGTCAACCTATTTTGACTGCATTAAATAataacctttaaaaatattGGCTAACAATAGGGCAGCAAGCTAACATAACCATTCCTGACCAAAGATAGAAATGTTACTTTTACTATTATCATCACGTGAAGGTCGACCGATTTTAAAAAAGAGTTTTAAGTTATggtaattgaaaatttaattttatcttaaagGTATTTTGATCATTTCGGGGTGCAACATGATTTTTAAGGGATGTCACTGTGGTTTCGGATTAGTGCCTATAgttttggcttttttttttaaaaaaaaaaaggaaaaaacggTTAAAGCACATTTACGACTTTGTCCTTATGAGCAGTTACCGATAACACCCTTCCTCCATGAATTCTAATCCATTTAGCAAACCTCTTTTAAAAACTGTTAAGAAACAAAATCTTAACTACtttcttttgacaaaaactactttcttagttttttttttttttgtgttcttaGTTTTTAAATACATGTAGCATTCAACCATTTCATATATGTCAAAATACAACTTTGATTCACTAATATCTTTAatcatctaaaataaaaattataagaatttgatattttaaaaatattcaatgaGACGAATCGAACAACATTTTATAAAACTACatggttaaaataaattatgtgactaatgtatattttaaaactGCGACATGTATTTAGAAACGGGTGTTGTATTATTTAACACtcaatttatgtttttcttataCATTAAGATGGTTCTTTTATGTGTCCTTATTTTCCtactacttttttattttattttaattttcctaTTTTCAACGGCGAAGCCTTGGTTCCGGAATTTTCACAATTAAAATTGTAtaggaaataaacaaaataacaaagatCATGATACTTCTTTTCTGTATTTTTGCAGGTAACAAAAAGATCATGATACTTCTTTTTAGAATTATCAAAATCACTTACTTTAAATGTATcaaagccaaaataaaaatatcaaaattacttttttcgaaactatttatataaaaataagtaaatatcATAAAATTTCTATATCTTACTAAAACGGTAATATATCTCCACATAAACAAATGAATTATAATCAGACACGTAATTAATTGATAGATACAAAGTTcccaaaaatagaaaatatattctaATGGAAAATATCATTTTGCTTTATTCCTTCCTAATATAAATATTCtctcaaaaagataaaaaataacatgtagAAGTACAAGTCAACTGTAACAAGCATAGACTCTTGCAACTTTAAATACAGCAACATTTCACATATTCTTTCTCCACAAAAACATTCTTGAAACACCATGGTCGACATAATAACTCGAGAATCTTCAAAGCGCAGAGCGAACCGTTTCATCATCAACGTAACAACGTTGATGACGGTGATGGTGAAGCGAGCGACGTTGAAGCTGAAGGCGGCCCCGATGACGAGTGAGGTAAAGTCACCTAAGAAGTTGCTGAAAAACATAAGCAACAAAGCTATGCCGTTTattgagaagatgaagaagaaaaagaaagggaagTTGGAGTGGGGTGATGGTGGTGTTTGGCAGAAAACGATCTTGATGGGTGATAAGTGTGAACCGTTGGATTTCTCTGGTGTGATTTATTATGACAATAAGGGGAAACAGGTGAATGAATTTCCTCTCAGGTCGCCACGTGCCACTCCCGTGCCTGGTTTTTTCATCGGACAGAAGGTACAGTGAGTTTTGTTTTGGTCGTTGGATTTTGTTCCTATTTGAACACGATGCAAGAGTTCAGAGCAcgtgttttttctttctttttggattTGGGAAAAAATTGTACATATTTTGTGGAAGTTGGAGTTTTAAGgcaaaattatacttttaatcccttaacttaatttcagataacaatttggtcctttatctttttgtcatttcaatttggtgtt
Proteins encoded in this window:
- the LOC25480156 gene encoding uncharacterized protein, producing the protein MVDIITRESSKRRANRFIINVTTLMTVMVKRATLKLKAAPMTSEVKSPKKLLKNISNKAMPFIEKMKKKKKGKLEWGDGGVWQKTILMGDKCEPLDFSGVIYYDNKGKQVNEFPLRSPRATPVPGFFIGQKVQ